One genomic window of Halovivax cerinus includes the following:
- a CDS encoding inorganic phosphate transporter — translation MLEPLLVVGLGVAVFVGYNIGGATTGPAFGPAVGANVISKVMAAGLMAVFFFLGAITIGPQVVTTLGEELVTNTGIFTMRANVAVLFFIGGALFVGNYAGVPASTSMTAVGAIAALGFATDAVNWVVLGEIVSWWIVAPILGFWVSGVIGRYFYPRINAWIAIEGSDDEDELMVQIAWHGIVPRIQFGPTADRREKTGALVVVAIGCLMAFSSGTSNIANAIAPIYGTGEVEMIPLILLGSVAVAVGCFTIARRTLDTLGNDITNLPLTAAIVVAVVSSSIVIVLSSLGVPASFVVIATMSIIGLGWGRATRTTRLSEAARGEETHVSVGALAAEKAGEAPPEIGEEEPTDIPRASDLFDPGTTARVIIMQNVVPAISTIGAYLTFRFVPLFGF, via the coding sequence GTGTTGGAACCGCTCCTCGTCGTCGGATTGGGCGTCGCCGTCTTCGTCGGGTACAACATCGGCGGCGCCACGACCGGCCCGGCCTTCGGCCCGGCCGTCGGCGCGAACGTGATCTCGAAGGTGATGGCCGCCGGCCTCATGGCCGTGTTCTTCTTCCTCGGCGCTATCACGATCGGCCCCCAGGTCGTCACGACCCTCGGGGAGGAACTGGTCACGAACACCGGGATCTTCACGATGCGGGCGAACGTCGCCGTCCTCTTCTTCATCGGCGGGGCCCTGTTCGTCGGCAACTACGCCGGCGTCCCGGCCTCGACGTCGATGACCGCCGTCGGCGCCATCGCCGCGCTTGGGTTCGCGACGGACGCGGTGAACTGGGTCGTCCTCGGCGAGATCGTCAGCTGGTGGATCGTCGCCCCGATCCTCGGCTTCTGGGTCTCCGGCGTCATCGGGCGGTACTTCTACCCGCGGATCAACGCCTGGATCGCGATCGAGGGTAGTGACGACGAAGACGAGCTCATGGTGCAGATCGCGTGGCACGGGATCGTCCCCCGAATCCAGTTCGGACCGACGGCCGATCGGCGCGAGAAGACGGGCGCGCTGGTCGTCGTCGCTATCGGCTGTCTGATGGCCTTCTCCTCGGGGACGAGCAACATCGCGAACGCGATCGCCCCCATCTACGGGACCGGCGAGGTCGAGATGATCCCGCTGATCCTGCTCGGTTCCGTCGCGGTCGCCGTCGGCTGTTTCACCATCGCCCGCCGCACGCTCGACACGCTGGGCAACGACATCACGAATCTGCCGCTGACCGCAGCGATCGTCGTCGCCGTCGTGAGTTCCTCCATCGTCATCGTCCTCTCCTCGCTCGGCGTCCCCGCGAGTTTCGTCGTCATCGCCACGATGAGCATCATCGGCCTCGGCTGGGGTCGCGCCACCCGGACGACGCGACTGTCCGAGGCCGCGCGCGGAGAGGAGACGCACGTCTCCGTCGGCGCACTGGCAGCGGAGAAGGCGGGCGAGGCGCCGCCGGAGATCGGCGAGGAGGAACCCACCGACATCCCCCGTGCCTCGGACCTGTTCGACCCTGGGACGACCGCCCGCGTGATCATCATGCAGAACGTCGTCCCGGCCATCTCGACCATCGGCGCCTACCTCACATTCCGGTTCGTGCCGCTCTTCGGGTTCTAG